One Glycine max cultivar Williams 82 chromosome 1, Glycine_max_v4.0, whole genome shotgun sequence genomic window, aacctagaatggctctagagtagagtagaaaaactaaaaagaaaaaagaaaaaaagactcaagaaacctctatttttggcacttgttttcacaataattttcaattgaagtttcagaactaggattggtataaaataggcaccaattatagaacaaattttgagccaaaacaacaagcacacttccctttcactttttttttcctgaacacTAATTTTTctaccaacttgtgtgatttttattattttttacttcaatCCGAATCGCTtagtactttttttataattttggtccagatgtctagaaaattcagtaaagcTTTGagctcaaaacacgtagtgaccaattcccagtaatttatataagttcgtatgttcaagctgccaacaccagcgatttcaacctagaaatcaagagtagtgtttatgttgcttaaggcttggatagttgaaatttttgtttgcttatgctcaattatcttgaataacacaattcaagagagcttaagacttattttgattctcaAATCCAGCCataactcagcaccacaactcaacttcatcataggcatcatgtaggaaacttagaaaaaaaaagagttcaacaacaagactacttctaggaattgatttagaacatgttatgaactaaataatattcatgaattagactcaaaattcaaaagataggctaagaatgacaagaatacatgaacaaatgtttctagaattcaatcaactaaataaaaattcaacacaaacttagaacataatgtgacaattattatgactaaacatgactctaagacaacatggattaagtgatttacacttagatttttgtgtttttttttctaatcaatattttggaagaaaatttagatctaaggttcagcaccagaatattatgaatgaaaaatgatagaacctaaaatcaacacaaaaacaagattcaagagtagatctacaaaatttgaaccatagaaatgcaagaacaagtgtagatctaagatttaatcggtttaatttttttgaatctactctaaacaacactaaaccataagacaatggaggatatacattgagaataagatgaagaacaaggaattaaagagaattcaccgaacaaaaagatagaggaagcaaaagaacatcacctagatgaagatgctcttgataccacatgatgtaagcttcattggagcttgtaggcctaggatcttcttcatcaatggattcctttgcttcttggtaGATGAATGGCATCGGAATGGAgtaggaagagagagaggagacgccacttcaaggagaagatgagtctagaagaagctcaccaccataggaggccatggataagagcttagaggaagaaggagatgaataaagggagagggagagtAGAGCtgtgaaatctgaagtttaattttcaagtgatcaaagttgaaaaaaatgcacatacatgacctctatttatagcctagtgtcacacaaaattggaggggaatttgaatttcaattcaaatttcacttgaatttgaaattgaatttgtggagccaaactttggagcccaAATTTCACTAAtaatgattagtgaattttagttatggttcagcccactaatccaagatcaattccaagattttccactaagtgtgcttaggtgtcatgaggcatgtaaagcatgaaggacatgaacaaagtgtgactatatgatgtggtaatggggtgtagtaagcaaatgctcacctccccctctaaaatttaattggattggacttctaccaattcaattaaattttatttcccaacacacacatcaaatattcacttagtgcatgtgaaattacaaaactactcctaatacaaaaaactattctaggtgccctaaaatacaagggctgaaaaatcctatatttctagggtaccctacctacattatggagccctaaatacaaggaccaaaattaatgaaaccttaatctaatatgtacaaagataagtgagctcatacttagcccatgggcctgaaatctaccctaaggctcatgagaaccttaagGCCTTCTCATGCATctttggctcaatcttcttggagtcttctatccaatgcccttgaggggtaggattgcatcagtttgttttatttttttatctgcatTTTAGATAACATGttgaacatataaaaaatactttgaatattgaaaaaaaatgttaccaaAACGCATTAATGacaaaaactaagaaaaaagatTCTTCtgtaaccaaaaaaaattattaagattcaactataagaaagaaaaatgtatttaagccattttttaattaacacgGATACATTATTGCTAGAAAGGCTATTTTGAGAAGAAAATTGAGCATCACAAACTTCATAAGCTTATAATCTCATAATAGAGTTGTTTATCATGGGAACAAGGAGATaaactctctctttctctccgtATGTGATGTATTGTTATTACATCATCATCTTTAAACTCCCTTTGAACCACTGTCAAATGAGTTATCATGTTGAACAAAAGTCCTTTGAATCCTTCAAGCTGAGTTGATCTTCTCATCAATCAACATTGGAAGCTTGTTCTGGATAGGACCGACATCCTTCAAGGGCAAGTCTAGAATCTGCAATAGTTGAAAATGACATACATATACAAGCACTGTGCAAATTGCAAGGTACCAAAAAAGAGTAAAGTAGCATAGATAGAAAAAGTGAATGCAGAACAATATGTTATTGCCTCATTGGTTTACCTTTGGTCGATTTTTACCCCCAGGTGGTAACACCGCACCACCATCCCTTCTTGTTTTGGCAAAAAGGCCTTTGGTTACTGGTGACATCATCAAATCTGTTGGGCTTGTATATCTGACAAAATGAGGAAACACATTAAGATTTAAGACCTCACATAGTCACATCACTTACCCAATTATCAACTCATCTGCCTATTTTCTccttaaaatttcataaaaagagTACGTATATATTGGTGAGTTTAATTTCAATGGTGTTAATGTGAAAATTTCGACActgtgaattaattaaaaatcatattatgtattatttattttgttaaaatcaataaacttattGTATCACAATGGAGAAGTGCTCATCATACTTTATTATTgactaaaatttatcaaaaaacatACAAGAGTTATTAAATAAGAagtataacttaaaaaattataatttttgataaattttaatctatTAGTGAAAAATTATCAACACTATTTACTCTTAATATATAAATGGATAATGTTACCTTTCTGCGTATTTGAATGCCTTGGGGACTCTAAGACGATCTGGGGTAACAGGCTTGCGCAATTCATTTGAGGAGTTATGATCATTGGGGTCTTGTTGAAGTGGAGTTGGTGTTTTGCATTCAGGTTCGGGTGTTCGGTCTTGAATTGGAACTTTTGGAGGCGTTTTGAGCATGTTTTCCTTTTCCATGAGATTATGGTGTGTGCCACCACGGAACAAGGAAAATTAATGTGTTGATGGAAAATACAAGTTCAATGGGAATGAATGTAGGGCGCTAGGTGTGTGGGAAGAAGTATATGATGAAAATGGTGGAAGCAAGATTAAGTGACCGCTTGAGAAAAAGGGGTTGCAACGGTCGAATTGTGTGAGGCGTTGCTAGAAGGATTGGGATTCAAATATGTTGTCCGTTGGTGATGAATGGGAATGACCAAATAGTCCAAagcaacaaataattaaaaactatttaatttcgaaaaaattgcaagaataactatcgattaaaaaaaaaactaatttaaaaacacaaaatcctCCGTAAATTAATTGCAATTTtggttttagaaataaattttcatatgtTTAGTTTAGAAGAATTTAGaattaatttgaattgaaatatttttgaataatttttacattaaattcaaaattttgtactTACATctaacttaatttataaataaaaatatttaaatataaatcatgtaactttaaaattaatttcaacaaaaacaaactttacaaaatcaatttattcaaaatcaattttgctcATGCTCATCCAAAAATGCACCAAAATTCCTATTCTCTTAGTAAGGATGAGTTTGACTTAGAGaatgaaaatataagatttttaaaaaaattaaaatatagtataaaatGTGAGTCAcgggaaaaatataaatttactcttcaatattttgtttatcTCATTCATTCCAAACACAACCTAACTCTAATTGGCCTAATGTAGTTAGTAGGCAATGCTCTCTCGGTAATAACGGTTTGGACCATCCCTAATACAATTCGGATGCACTAAAGCAAATACATCGGTACGTTAAGTAATTATCTGCTCTCTCCCATTAAGCCCATAcataagaattacaaaaaacaatattaattattaattaaaaaacagtcAAAACCCTTATTATAAGTAATACGTAACTCCTCTTCTACACTAAGTCGCTAGCCACCATTGACCgctaggggttagggttagggttagggttttctTCTCCTTTCATTCCTCCTTCATCTTGCAATTGTTTGTTCTCTTAACTTGGTTCTTACTTTGGCTGGATGATTAAAACTTATTGCCGTGTTTGCTCATTTCTGAAGTAACCGTCATAAATCAATGCTCACGGTGTAGATGGCACCGCCCTCATGGGTGGCATCTCCGCCGGAGCAGTTTCATATTCAATTGCCTTGTGGAGCAGCGTCGCTGCCTTTACCATTTGGGACTGGCCATGAGACCGAACATTACAATCCAATTTTTTCAATGTCTTTTTTAGAACATAGGGTAGGATTTGctctgaaatttgaaaaaaatatcttacttGTTTTGTTTAGTGAGCTTCATAGTGTATATCAAATTTAAACTCAATAAATTGTTAGGATTTTTATGCTGGTGGGAGTGGAACAGTAGAATTTCtgttctttgttctttttaattgCTTTCTGCCGACAACAAATTCAAAGACATTTTGATAAACAGTTCCAACATTggctcttgtggattagttgaTTGCTTGGTATTTTTATTCACTTTTTCCCCTTAATTGCAATAAACAGTTATTTTCCTACTGCCTAACTAAATATTATCAAATGGTGTTTAATACCAAGTGCTTTTTCTAAGTTATAGGTTTGATCTACTGACACAATTGACCAGGTCACCCAGCAGCCAATAAAAGGACAAAAGTGTGTTGGGGAGTTCAATTTGGAGAAATGGAATGCACATGGAGCTGCATATCTTCTTCATGATAGGTTGCACACTCGTTCTGATATCACATTGCTGATGTTTGTTCATTTTGTGCAAGCATGCTTAAAACAACATTCATCCAACCTTAAAACTGGCCAGTTTGTAAGACTTGTGGGCTACCCCCTGGAAGAGTTCCAAAAAAGGGAACTAGTCTTacaaaattagggtttatgatTCCTTAGTCTCTGTTTCACTTTCGAATTTTGCTTTCACAATATGCTTCGCTATCTGGTCGATGTGGATTAACTTGATTCCCATTTGATTCGTTCCCTTGCAGCAATAGGGATTTTTGTGTTGTTCTTTTGTATCTCTTCCACAATCCTTTGGTTTTGGGAGAATACAGGAGCAACTAAATCAAATTTTCTATTGAagatatcatttatttattgtggGTTTGCATTTTCTGGTCGACTGAGTTGCAGGGGTTGTGCTATTTTCAACTGTGATGAGCCTACAGAGTTACCTGTAATGAGTTGCGGGTATGATCGGAATCATTAATGAACATCTAAGGGACTGAGTTATccagtgttttttgttttccagatttttagtttttcttttacattttgtttttgaatgtttggtttttgttgtttaattttttaaatatgttcttTTGAATTGGGGTTTAATGTTTGAAAGGCTTCAGCTTTCTTTGAGATTTTTGCTTGTACTTTTTCCAATTCCAATGTGTTTGGTGGTGCGTAATTGAAGCCAATATGTGTGTTCGCCTTGCTATCCATTGTTGCAATTTTGATGCAGCATTTGGACATTGAGGAACTAAATTACTCTTTTTGTTTGTCAGAAATTTGGTTTTTTATTGAGGTACAATGAAATATTGATGTTATTGTTTTTATGCCATCCGGTTGAGTCATTTCTTTGAGGTTAGATCATATTTTCTTACTGGTTATAATAGTTTATGTTCTATGTTGGTTTGAGATTTTGGTGGGTTATGATGAAGCTGAATATATAATCCAACACTTGATCTGAGTTATTATGAGTGATGGTATACAATTCGATGCCTCGGAATCTACATATCTGTTTTTGAGCAATTatgtttactattttttttttcaattgggcTTGTTAGGTAGGTTTTCATGTTCTGGAAATAtaaccaatttttatttttcttttttgtatggGTTAGGTTATCTCGTTT contains:
- the LOC100816026 gene encoding uncharacterized protein isoform X1 — encoded protein: MEKENMLKTPPKVPIQDRTPEPECKTPTPLQQDPNDHNSSNELRKPVTPDRLRVPKAFKYAERYTSPTDLMMSPVTKGLFAKTRRDGGAVLPPGGKNRPKILDLPLKDVGPIQNKLPMLIDEKINSA
- the LOC102668385 gene encoding uncharacterized protein yields the protein MAPPSWVASPPEQFHIQLPCGAASLPLPFGTGHETEHYNPIFSMSFLEHRVTQQPIKGQKCVGEFNLEKWNAHGAAYLLHDRGCAIFNCDEPTELPVMSCGYDRNH
- the LOC100816026 gene encoding uncharacterized protein isoform X2, with translation MEKENMLKTPPKVPIQDRTPEPECKTPTPLQQDPNDHNSSNELRKPVTPDRLRVPKAFKYAERYTSPTDLMMSPVTKGLFAKTRRDGGAVLPPGGKNRPKIKK